TAAAAGCCTGCTGGAGATGACTTTCGACTGGCTCCAGCAAGGCCGGTTTTCAGAGGAGCAGGGAGTTGTTTGCGTAGGCCGGGCCTTCAGGGCAGGTGGAGGTGTGGAAACCAAGGTGCAGGACAAAAAGACAAATGCTTCCTGTGTTTCAAAAAAAATAAGTTCTGTTTTGTCATAATTAGTATAAAGTAATACTATATCTCTTATTCTTTATTCATGCAAATGTTACAATTTTACCAGAGCGTGTTGTTGATTTAAAGATACAGAACGTTTTTTTTGATAACCGCATGTTGCAGGTAATCTGGGGAGTACGATGCCGCATACGCGAACTTCGTTATCGGTTATGCGCGTGATGCTCCAGATGGGGCTGGTTGTGTTACTGGGAATGCCTGTGGTCGCCTATCTGTGGGAGACGCTAAACCAGCTCTTGTCGCTGCATGTGAATCCGATGCGCCTGCTGATTTCGTTACCGTTGCTGGTTGTCTTCATTGTGTGGTTGCGCTGGGTAGCCCGGCAGGCACAGCGCTGGATGGAGGGGGGAGCTTGAAATCCATTGCACCAACTTTAACCTGGAAGGGGCTATGGCAGAACTGCAACAGAAAAACCCTGAGTCTGCTTCGCCAGAAGAACCGGATGTGCGAGGCACCCTCTTTCTGACCATGCTGTTTCTGGCAATGGTCGTGGGATTCTGGGTCATTGTCTACTATTTGCTGTTAAACCGTTGAAGCCATGAAAGTACACACTTACGAACGGGCTTTCATGACGCTGGGCGGTGTGCTGTTGGTGTTGTGTATGGCCGCGCTCGTCTATGCTACGGTAGCTCGGGGCATTCATCTGCCCGGGCGTGCCGGCGAGATTGAGCCAGGCAAGGTTTTTACCACACCGCCCTTTGACAATCCGGGCGTCCATCAGACGGGTCCCAATCAATATGATGTGGTCATTATCGGACAGGCCTGGCGTTTCCATCCAATGGAGATTCGCGTGCCGGTTGGTGCTGAGCTCAACTTCATTGCGACAACCTTTGATGTGATTCACGGTTTTCATATTGAAGGAACGCGCGTCAACATGATGCTCATCCCCGGTCAGATTTCGCGGCTGACCTATCGGTTTCGGAAACCGGGGGAATATTTGATTATCTGCCACGAGTACTGTGGCGCCGGACATCACAATATGTATGGGAAAATCATTGTTGAATAAGCCATGGCAGAGCATATTGCAGCTTCCACGCCGGTCGTAGCCGATCCAACGCCGTTTACGCTACCGGAGACGCAGCGACGTGTGCTACGCTGGACGCTTTATGTGGGCTATGCTGCTTTAACGGCCGGGATCTTTCACGGACTGGCACAGGCGCTTTCATACGCCGGTATTGACATTCTGGGCTTCTTTCCGGCCCTGCGGAGTTACTACCAGGGGCTGACGGCTCATGGTGTGGCCAACGCCATCATCTTTACGTTTGCTTTTTCCAACGCTTTCTTGCCGCTCATGGTGGCGCGGGCCCTTTCGCGTCGCTTGGATGAGCAACTGTTGTGGGCCAGTTTCGGCGCGTTGGTGCTGGGGAATCTGCTCGTGATCTACGCGGTCGTTACGAACAAGGCCAGCGTGCTCTACACCTCATATGCACCGCTGCAGGCACACTGGACCTACTATGTGGGACTGGTCCTTGTGGTGATCAGTACCTGGCTGGCGCTGCTGAATATGCTGCTGACCTGGCGCGCCTGGAAGCGTGACCATCCGGGCGTGCGCATGCCATTGCTGGCGCACATCTCAATTGTTTCCTACGTAATGTGGTTCCTGGCCTCCCTGCCTATTGCGGTCGAGTTCCTTTTCTTTCTGATTCCCTGGTCTTTTGGATGGGTGGAACGGACCGATCCGCTTTTAACGCGCACGCTCTTCTGGTTCACTGGTCACGCTATCGTATATGCCTGGCTGCTGCCGGCCTATGTATCGTGGTATGCGCTGGTACCGCGCCAGGCAGGCGGTAAGGTGATTAGCGATTCCCTGACGCGTCTGGTGTTCATTCTCTTTCTGCTCCTGTCGATTCCGACGGGTTTCCACCACCAGTACACCGATCCCGGCATCCATGAGGGATTCAAGTTCGTCCATGCCATTTTGACCTTTGGGGTCTTCTTCCCGAGCCTGATCACGGCTTTCAGCGTGATGGCCTCGTTGGAGATGGGGGGACGGGCGCATGGCGGACGGGGATTACTGGGATGGATTCCGAAGCTACCCTGGGGCGATCCGTCGCTATCGGCGCAGCTCCTGGCTATGATTACGTTTGTTTTTGGCGGGATTACCGGGTTGATCAACGCTTCTTTCACGATGAACCAGGTCATCCACAACACGACCTGGGTGCCGGGACACTTCCACATGACCGTCGGAAGTGCCGTGGCCATGACGTTCATGGGCGTGGCTTACTGGATGGTGCCCTACCTGACCGGCAAGAAGCTCTGGGGACGTAAGGTGGCACTGGCTTCCAACTGGATCTACACAATCGGTCTGTTGATCTTTGCCCGCGGGATGATTTCGGCCGGACTGGAAGGTATGCCACGTCGGACGTTT
The nucleotide sequence above comes from Rhodothermus sp.. Encoded proteins:
- a CDS encoding cbb3-type cytochrome c oxidase subunit I; the protein is MAEHIAASTPVVADPTPFTLPETQRRVLRWTLYVGYAALTAGIFHGLAQALSYAGIDILGFFPALRSYYQGLTAHGVANAIIFTFAFSNAFLPLMVARALSRRLDEQLLWASFGALVLGNLLVIYAVVTNKASVLYTSYAPLQAHWTYYVGLVLVVISTWLALLNMLLTWRAWKRDHPGVRMPLLAHISIVSYVMWFLASLPIAVEFLFFLIPWSFGWVERTDPLLTRTLFWFTGHAIVYAWLLPAYVSWYALVPRQAGGKVISDSLTRLVFILFLLLSIPTGFHHQYTDPGIHEGFKFVHAILTFGVFFPSLITAFSVMASLEMGGRAHGGRGLLGWIPKLPWGDPSLSAQLLAMITFVFGGITGLINASFTMNQVIHNTTWVPGHFHMTVGSAVAMTFMGVAYWMVPYLTGKKLWGRKVALASNWIYTIGLLIFARGMISAGLEGMPRRTFLVQAPYMDPDWLVGRVLTGVGGTLMFVGIALFFVVIIMTIWKGKAGEAPEDIPWSETLIEPAKNGWATRLDRIGFWVIVAILLIVIAYGPFFLSYLPPNYVSPGFRIY
- a CDS encoding cytochrome c oxidase subunit II, yielding MKVHTYERAFMTLGGVLLVLCMAALVYATVARGIHLPGRAGEIEPGKVFTTPPFDNPGVHQTGPNQYDVVIIGQAWRFHPMEIRVPVGAELNFIATTFDVIHGFHIEGTRVNMMLIPGQISRLTYRFRKPGEYLIICHEYCGAGHHNMYGKIIVE
- a CDS encoding cytochrome c oxidase subunit 2A: MAELQQKNPESASPEEPDVRGTLFLTMLFLAMVVGFWVIVYYLLLNR